The following nucleotide sequence is from Amia ocellicauda isolate fAmiCal2 chromosome 2, fAmiCal2.hap1, whole genome shotgun sequence.
catgcttacttcccttcgcaatcggaacaTGTCCAGcaatgccatcagctcagaattggcagaaaacagtgggaccctggtacacccatctactgtctggagaagtctggtcagaagtggccttcatggaagacttgcggacaaaaagccatacctccgacgtggaaacaaggccaagtgactcaactatgcatgaaaacacaggaactggggtgcagaaaaatggcagcaggtgctctggactgatgagtcaaaatctgaaatatttggctgtagcagaaggcagtttgttggccgaagggctggagagcggtacacgaatgagtgtctgcaggcaacagtgaagcatggtggaggttccttgcaagtttggggctgtgtTTCTGCAAAAGGAGTTGggaatttggtcagaattaatggtctcctcaacgCTGAGAAGTACACGCAGATACTtacccatcatgcaataccatcagggaggcatctgattggccccaaatttattctgcagcatgacaatgaccccaaacatgcagggaaagtcattaagaactatcttcagcgtaaagaagatcaaggagtcctggaagtgatggtagggcccccacagagccttgatctcaacatcatgtagtctgtctgggattacatgaagagagagaagcacccgaggctgcctaaatcctcagaactgtggttagttctccaagatgtttgggccaacctacctgccgagttccttcaaaacctgtctgcaagtgtacctagaagaactgatgctgttttgaaggcaaagggtggtctaaccaaatatggatttgatgtagattttcttctgttcactcacttggcatttagttaattgataaatatattctattaacatgtctatttttgaaagcattcttactttacagcaatttttccacacctgcctaaaacttttgcatagcACTGTGTCTGTATAATTGCTTAATTTCCAACCTGAAAATCACATTATCTGTACATTTCCTAATTCTTTACAATCGGCACATTTACCTTCATTTACATTTGCAGTTGGCATGTTTGAAATTCAGTCCAAGCAAATTCTTCTCTTTTAAGTCTTTTAATAGTTTAAacttttgttttgcattgcatATTATGCAGCTTTGTGCAGTAGAGATGTTGTTGTATATTATCTGCAGCAAGAGTGCTTTGTGTGACCTTACCCGGTTAACCTTTAAAAGTTAGGCAGCATATCAGTGTCCAGTAGTGTTAAAAATTATTTGGATACTTTTAAACTGTATAACAattatttttgtcttcattacagTGTTTGGGGAACGTTGGATTGCTCTCGGACTTACCTTTGTTGCATGGGCAGTGTGAGGAAGAGGATCTTGATGGTGAGGGCAGATTTGTTAGCTAAAATGCACATTCTTACTGTAGTGTCATTGTCTTAAGAgcaatttgttttcttctgtaatGTTCTTTcaactgtatattattattactacaataATGAGTTGTTTTTAGATGTATTCAGTCAATGGGGGTTTAGTTTATATCCCAACAGCCCTAAATAATGTTTGTACCTGCAAACTGATGTTACAGGCTCATATGAATATAATTTTGATATTGTGTTTGGACAATTAACTAAGTTGTACTTTTATTTACCAGTCACTATTTGAAAATCACTGCCAAACTTTGCTTTTATAACCACATTCTTCCAtctgttaaataaacatttaaagcaTAAATGTTTagatacaaaatattatttctAGGGGTGAGGCGATACAATAGTCAGAATACAATATGCATCAAGAAACATCATGATGCGTATCACAAGATTAATGAAAAACTCATCTTacaatgtattaaaattaaatgtaggcCTATAGCTTGGGATttagtacaaaaaaaaatgaaaatcacaAACTGACACCACTTTGAATTTAATGTGAAAGGCATGTTAACTAGTTATTTGGAAATCTCTTTGTAGCTTAATAGTAGTTTGAAGAACGCTACCCTCTTAAGGTCACTGCTTTTAACACTGCTAACCTATAAAAACTTTAACATGAACAGTAATTTCTGTTACATTTCATGGGACTCAGACATACACTTTGTTATGCAGTTAACGGCTTCCTACTTCATGGAAGAGTTCTCTTGTTTTAACCgtaattttatttgtttgggtaaaatgttttttgtaggCTTATGGTTTAGCCTTTGTTATCATTGCtttatatgaaaatgaattaatacatatatgaaAAACTCAGCACTATGCCACAATCCCCCTAGGACCTCTTACAGCAGGAGAATAAAGTCTGATACTGGCCTGTTTTCGCAGAACATTTGCAAACTGGAGCTGGATGTTTGGGCAGTGGAAATGAGGCATTAGTTGCGTACTAATTTAATTGTTATGACACATTTCTCTGGACAGCTAGTTTTAGAGAAGGTATTTCTGTAGTAGCTGCATATGACATCGCGTACAGATGGCGATGACCAGCAATTACATGAAGCACAGAGATATAAAAATGCAAccaatatattgcagaagattgccagcagaaaaaaaataaataataataatgcatcattaattattaatgtattcatgtgaAGTACAGTCGAGTTGCACAAGGGGTCTGTCTCAAAACCTTTTTATCAAAAAAGTTTAAGCAATTTGGGGTTTTAAATGTAGGCTATTATtgaaatatttttgttgttggatCATAGAAATTGAGATCTAAGCTCTTTACAGACCTAgagaattaatatattattacatttgttttgttctagCGGATGGCTGTCCTGGTGTTTACATGAAGAATTGTGGAAGAACTCATGAAAGGCTACAGTGGATAACACCTTTTGAACTGCTTAGGTGAAGACAAACCCAGTTCCTAATTCGGTTGGGACCTTCAGGATGAAGAAGATCAGCCTTAAGACGATTAGAAAATCCTTTAACTTAAATAAGGGCAAAGAGGAAGGTGAATTTGTAGTGGTACAGCAACCATCGTTGACTGCTGAATTTGGGAAGGAAGACTCTCTTTTTGGAGGTTGTTACAGCAAAGAACTCTCAAGTTGTGACTTAAATGGTGAAGAGGAGAAAGGGCACAAGAATAGGTCCAAGAGCGAGAGCCTCATGGGCACATTAAAAAGAAGGTTGTCTGCAAAACAGAAAACGAAAGGCAAAGCAAGTTCACCTTCAGTTAGCTCAGTAGATGACGATACCTTTTCATCATCCTCTGCTCCAATTAGCTTTCCTGACATGAAAGCTCAGCGTCCTTTAAGGTCCACTTCCCTCCGTAGCCATCATTACAGTCCTACCCCTTGGCCTTTGAGGCCTGCCAACTCTGAGGAGACTTGCATTAAGATGGAAGTGAAGGTGAAAGCCTTGGTTCATTCATCAAGTCCCAGCCCAGCTCTTAATGGTGTTCGCAAGGAGTTCCATGACCTTCAAATGGATGGACTTTTCCAATCTGAGCAAAGTAACTCCTTGAAAAATGCTGAGCCTCAAAATGCTGACTTGCATTTAAACATTGATGAGCATGTGCCTGTAGTTATTGGACTTACACCTCAGGACTATATTCAGTACACAATGCCTTTAGATGAGGGAATGTATCCTGTGGAAGGATCACGTTCTTATTGCCTGGATAGCTCCTCACCCATGGAAGTGATGTCTCAGGTAGATGGCAGTGCGCTCCATGTGGATGAGGGACAAGTTGACCAGGAACTAGTTATTTCGCCAGACATTTTTATGGAACCCTCTGTTAATGGACTCTTGATTGGTACCACAGGTGTGGTCCTTCAGAGCTCTAGAGTAGATGCTCCTCCCCTTTCACCTTTGCTACCTCCACTCCCCAGTAATCAGATCCAAAGGAACTTTCCAGGGCTAAGTGGGGCTGATGCACAAGTTGCAGAAAGGGTTAGACATCATTTAAATTTTGACCCTAATTCAGCACCTGGTGTTGGAAGGGTTTATGATTCTGTCCAGAGCAGTGGGCCCATGGTTGTTACAAGCCTCACTGAAGAGCTGAAGAAGCTTGCCAAACAGGGTTGGTACTGGGGTCCAATAACTCGCTGGGAAGCAGAGGAAAAGCTTGCCAACTTACCAGATGGTTCCTTCTTGGTGCGCGACAGCTCAGATGACCGTTATCTCTTAAGCCTGAGCTTTCGTTCACAGGGTAAGACTCTGCATACTAGGATCGAACACTCTAATGGCAGGTTCAGTTTTTATGAACAACCTGATGTGGAAGGCCATACTTCCATAGTAGACCTCATTGAACACTCTATTAAAGACTCGGAAAATGGAGCATTTTGCTATTCTAGATCCCGCTTACCAGGGTCTGCAACTTACCCTGTGAGACTGACAAACCCTGTTTCACGGTTTATGCAAGTGCGCTCACTACAGTACCTGTGCCGGTTTGTCATTCGTCAGTACACACGAATAGACCTGATTCAGAAACTGCCTTtaccaaacaaaatgaaagattACCTGCAGGAAAAGCACTACTGAACATGCTTATGGGACTTACTTGCAACTTGCACTTTGGGAACAGTAATACAATGAATAATGGTTTACAAACATTCACAGATCTAAAAATGTTTGGTGccattcatttttgtttgtttttcttggaaaagaaaacaaaaaagggtaattgttgtttttgttttgtgattcCAATGCATAAATGATTGGGCTCTCCTTTTAGTTAGAACAGTATAATTTGTTGTTGCTCAGATCCATCCATTCGCTAAGGAAAACCtttataaatgttcccaaatgtccTGGAGGTTTGAAATGGGTAAGATTACATGCATGTACTTGAAGCAACCTTGTGCATGGCATTAGGTTTTCACAAACATGATTAAGTAAtaggcactttaaaaaaaaaaaaaaaatcaaagcacATTGGaatgttgtgtgttgtttgaGGACATTTATGACATTGCATACACTATGAAGTCTGCAAGTAATGCGCAACATGTAAAGCATCATGCACATCTCAAAGTATTTAAGATCAGTACATTGGTAATTTTTACATGTGTTGAATATAAAAGGCCACAAGTGGATCCACTATGAAGAGTATTAACCTTCCAGAGTTAGTTTAATTCCTTAATGGGACATTTCTTGTGTGTTAATGTACTTACAGTGTCAGGTTGCTTTTCTAAGTGTTCTCATTTAAAGCACAAGCATTTTACACTACTTAAATTTGACAGTCCAAGTCTCCTTGACCTGCCTACCACCCTCCCTCTTCCCGCAATTGAAATTCATTAAATGTGGTAAAGCTGTGCTGCTTTATGAAGTACAGTATCAAATAATTCAGTAAGAGAATGTTCCCTATTCTAACGTGGTAACCCCTGCACCCACCCAATCTGACCCTTCCTCTTGGAAATCTTATAAACGTTGGCTGCTGATGTGGTCCTCCGAGATGGGTTTGTGACCTTCCTCATGAACATAATTTGACAGCAGAACATAAACTAATCTGCACTCTATTTGTTAGGTACCAAATTACCTATTTATGAACTAGAAAATTAAGTAGTTCAAGTATTGTCATAAGTTGTGCATTGTGCACTCTTCAGTCATTTTGAACATCGGGGATGTTTTGGAAGTGTATGCCATTTAAagtagattaaaaataaagtagagaaaatgaaaatcttggtaaaaaaaaaaattgaataaacGTTACCAGAAAATCAAATTAATGTTATGGTGAAAATATTGTCATAGTTTTAAAAAGTCCATAAGAAATATGAAATTTGTTCAGAGCTTGGATACTGTGGACTCAGGGACAGATTAAGGCTGTATCATAGTGTGGCAGATAAAGGCACAAGCATTCAGAAAGTATTTGGAATTCATTAAGTTGAAATATGTTCTTTACATGCATCAGTTCTTTATTCTGCCTATACATGGCAAGAGGAAAATTCAATGTATTCTATCAAGTGAGCTTACACAGCTCGCTTCCCACTGCAAACCTGAGAGTAGTGAAAATGTTTGAATTTCACCTATAATTTTGTAGATCTGATGTTCTTGTAGCCTAACATTTAACGATAcatactttttttgtttcaatTCTGGAATGTCATATTTTGATATTGTATTGTGTGGATCTTAATTCCGTGTGATGTGTTGAGGCAGATAAGATTTCTTTGTCACTCTTAAAAAGTTCACTAGCCCCCCACCCCATTGAGCTTCTTAGTAATGTCTAATTAATTTCAAATCCTTAACAAATGTGGTTTCATCATCCATCCAAAAGTAGCTGCTCTTTGAAcctgtattcatgttttaaatcacaatgtacagctctggaagacattcagagaccactgcaaaattatcagtttctctggttttactatttataggtatgtgtttgtttaaaaataacaattttttcaactactgataacatttctcccaaattccaaataaaaatatgatggaatggaatggctgccatacatgtagaaatTTGCAGtgatctcttaattttttccagagctgtatattcagGATATTCAGTATTCCGAATACTAGTGGAATATTAGTGGCCCTGTATACACATAGATATTCTGCTTGGATGAATAATCTATGCTGAAAGTCTTCAATTtttatgaaaacaatacattcttAAGTAAAGTCTATTAATTCTTTACTAGTAACTCGGACTAGTTTTCAATCAACCAATTTTCAAGATGATCCTCTGGGCTAGATAGCCCTATACTACAATTCCCCAGTACAACAttctaaaaattaaaatgttgctttttaaTACAGTAATTGGAGGATATAAacttacaaatatatacatttgaatagaaTTAAGctatattcaaatgtttttttttactttttgaattatttaatttgacacTAGTTTTGGCCCCACATGATATAGTTTGTTATACTTATAGCATCAGGCTCTTCTCTTAGTGCTTGCTGTTTAGAATAAGTAACATTTAGAAAAGCCTATTCACGCATATTTAGAGATTACTTAAAGGTCTTCATTAACCCATTGCTGATGATgctcatttcaaatatatgcaTATCTTGCAAATGTTTTTATGAACTTTTCAATTTGCTCTTCACAAAAATAAACGTTACGAGGATTTTTCTTAAGGTATTGGACGCATTATCCTTAAGCATGTTTATAAGATAGCATATCAATCCACTAAGTACTTTTTTGAGACGACGTGTGTAAAACGCACTATAGCACCTTCGTTAAtgctgcattttgaaatggaatTAAAATCTGCAAttttatagtttgttttttgtcatttCATAAATTCTTTTGAGAATTTTATATGAGGAATACTGAGAAATAAAATTATAGTGAAAAATCTTTCAATGCTTTGAATATAATTGTTTAAGAATAGATTATAAGCTGAAACATGGACGTGCCTATAAGAATTGCCTCTAGCTTTGCTAAATTAGGA
It contains:
- the socs6a gene encoding suppressor of cytokine signaling 6; this encodes MKKISLKTIRKSFNLNKGKEEGEFVVVQQPSLTAEFGKEDSLFGGCYSKELSSCDLNGEEEKGHKNRSKSESLMGTLKRRLSAKQKTKGKASSPSVSSVDDDTFSSSSAPISFPDMKAQRPLRSTSLRSHHYSPTPWPLRPANSEETCIKMEVKVKALVHSSSPSPALNGVRKEFHDLQMDGLFQSEQSNSLKNAEPQNADLHLNIDEHVPVVIGLTPQDYIQYTMPLDEGMYPVEGSRSYCLDSSSPMEVMSQVDGSALHVDEGQVDQELVISPDIFMEPSVNGLLIGTTGVVLQSSRVDAPPLSPLLPPLPSNQIQRNFPGLSGADAQVAERVRHHLNFDPNSAPGVGRVYDSVQSSGPMVVTSLTEELKKLAKQGWYWGPITRWEAEEKLANLPDGSFLVRDSSDDRYLLSLSFRSQGKTLHTRIEHSNGRFSFYEQPDVEGHTSIVDLIEHSIKDSENGAFCYSRSRLPGSATYPVRLTNPVSRFMQVRSLQYLCRFVIRQYTRIDLIQKLPLPNKMKDYLQEKHY